A genomic stretch from Solanum stenotomum isolate F172 chromosome 8, ASM1918654v1, whole genome shotgun sequence includes:
- the LOC125873222 gene encoding histone H2AX-like: protein MSSTVEVKSAGGRGKAKGSKKSVSRSQKAGLQFPVGRIARYLKKGRYAQRLGSGSPIYLSAVLEYLAAEVLELAGNAARDNKKNRIIPRHIQLAVRNDEELSKLLGSVTIANGGVLPNIHSNLLPKKNGKGKVESASQSQEF from the exons ATGAGTTCTACAGTTGAAGTAAAGTCCGCTGGTGGTCGAGGAAAGGCCAAAGGTTCAAAAAAATCAGTGTCCAGATCTCAAAAGGCAGGTCTCCAATTCCCTGTTGGCCGTATTGCTAGGTATCTGAAGAAGGGTCGTTATGCTCAGCGTCTTGGCTCTGGTTCACCTATCTATCTCTCTGCAGTTCTTGAATATCTTGCAGCTGAG GTTCTAGAGCTTGCTGGGAATGCAGCTAGAGATAATAAGAAGAACAGGATTATTCCAAGGCATATACAATTGGCTGTCAGGAATGATGAGGAACTTAGCAAGCTGTTGGGGTCGGTGACAATTGCTAATGGTGGAGTTCTGCCTAATATTCACTCAAATTTGTTGCCCAAGAAGAATGGCAAGGGGAAAGTGGAATCTGCATCTCAATCTCAAGAGTTTTAA